Proteins encoded in a region of the Planococcus citri chromosome 1, ihPlaCitr1.1, whole genome shotgun sequence genome:
- the LOC135832961 gene encoding putative nuclease HARBI1 codes for MSMYSDDDENLTSDEDFQELVYKIAFPRRKKKFRHRIDHFVEWNEQEFLDRFRLSKSTVMYLVEKLKSKISSRTTRNNALTAREKVLLTLRYYATGSMIKVAADFVGVHESTASRVIRLVSYYLARLRPEFIEYPTSEEELSEIRQGFFNIAQFPRCIGAVDCTHVKILSPGGQDAEIFRNRKRFFSYNVQAVCDSNLRFLNVVCRWPGSSHDSTIFNNSSIKYKFEDGEFGNDLLVGDGGYGVRNYLITPLRNPITAAEKKFNFAQIRTRNPIERTFGVWKRRFPILAVGINLEVTSVEMVVTATAVLHNIARFFGDAMPAVERGIERLVDLTEFDAEEFAVPPINVNQIQRDTLINYFDAL; via the exons ATGTCGATGTACTcagatgatgatgaaaatcttACATCAGACGAAGATTTTCAAGAGTTGGTTTACAAGATTGCGTTTCCgcgccgaaaaaaaaaatttagacatCGAATAGATCATTTTGTAGAATGGAATGAACAAGAATTTTTAGATCGATTTCGTCTCTCGAAATCAACCGTTATGTATTtagttgaaaaactaaaatctaAAATCAGTTCACGAACTACCAG aaataatgcACTCACTGCACGCGAAAAAGTACTGTTAACGCTACGATATTACGCTACAGGCTCAATGATAAAAGTAGCTGCAGATTTTGTTGGCGTACACGAGTCTACTGCCAGCCGCGTTATCCGACTCGTCTCCTACTATTTGGCGCGTCTGAGACCAGAATTTATCGAGTACCCAACCTCTGAAGAAGAACTAAGTGAAATACGGcaaggatttttcaatattgcacAGTTCCCTCGGTGTATTGGCGCAGTCGACTGCACTCACGTAAAAATACTATCTCCTGGTGGCCaggatgctgaaatttttcgcaACAGAAAACGTTTCTTTTCATATAACGTTCAAGCTGTATGCGATTCTAACCTGCGATTTCTAAACGTTGTCTGTCGATGGCCTGGTAGTTCACATGATTCTACAATATTTAATAATTCATCTATAAAGTATAAATTTGAAGATGGAGAATTCGGAAATGACTTGTTGGTGGGTGATGGAGGATATGGTGTTCGGAATTACCTCATTACTCCACTTCGAAATCCCATCACTgccgctgaaaaaaaattcaatttcgcaCAAATTCGAACCAGAAACCCCATAGAACGCACTTTTGGGGTATGGAAACGACGTTTTCCGATTTTAGCGGTGGGTATCAATTTAGAAGTGACCTCTGTTGAAATGGTGGTTACAGCTACTGCTGTATTGCATAACATTGCAAGATTTTTCGGTGATGCAATGCCTGCAGTGGAGCGTGGGATTGAAAGGTTGGTGGATTTAACGGAGTTTGATGCCGAAGAATTTGCTGTGCCACCAATTAATGTAAATCAGATCCAAAGAGATACCTTAATCAATTACTTCGATGCactataa
- the LOC135832960 gene encoding myb/SANT-like DNA-binding domain-containing protein 3: MENIKGKMKRATNFSTAEENTLIRVLKRYKPIIENKSTGSNNNNLKKATWKKIEAEFNQLALGEFRDVSTLKNKYENIKKRAKQKYAEEKRHVAGTGGGPPLAVKFTETEHDIAEMLGPRMTGEDSHFDCDNEQTSAFHPVILDSYIQETEIDYNNNHANGYAEQVIDDVEEVEVHTQNTDNVGTGSDDAEFEAIRARQLLLRNEQLRSKNVTAPNTANTSDDPDFEAIRARKLIIRSEPLRSKNITAPNAANTVQNSQNSSALPKTSNKDTDISQSEYEEWNRKRQANKNKQKESNAGTQENSSKQSEFTKRRRIYEDQLSKWAGEKRTLIELQKKSFQEKHCLELQQKKDKHERILSKEEEEIELRIRLMLDEHHLKMKILQKQLDKDGSWQRMLIILIMNGCVFTVLAASVNYFYF; this comes from the exons atggagaatATTAAAGGGAAAATGAAAAGAGCTACAAATTTCTCAACTGCAGAGGAGAACACCTTGATTCGAGTACTGAAAAGGTACAAACcgattattgaaaataaaagtaccggatcaaataataataa tttaaaaaaagcaaCCTGGAAGAAAATTGAGGCTGAATTCAATCAGCTGGCGTTGGGAGAATTTCGCGATGTTTCCACTTTGAAAAACAAGTacgaaaacattaaaaaacgaGCAAAACAGAAATATGCGGAGGAAAAACGTCACGTAGCTGGAACCGGAGGAGGACCGCCGTTGGCTGTAAAATTCACAGAAACTGAGCACGACATAGCCGAAATGTTAGGTCCCAGAATGACTGGAGAGGATTCACATTTTGATTGTGATAATG AACAAACGTCAGCGTTTCATCCTGTAATTTTAGACTCGTATATTCAAGAAACGGAAATTGATTATAACAACAATCATGCTAACGGATATGCTGAGCAAGTAATTGATGACGTTGAGGAAGTAGAAGTACATACTCAGAATACAGATAACGTAG GCACAGGATCCGATGATGCCGAATTCGAAGCTATTAGGGCTCGGCAATTACTCTTAAGAAATGAACAACTGAGGTCCAAAAATGTAACAGCACCGAATACAGCAAATACATCCGATGATCCCGATTTTGAAGCTATTAGGGCTCGGAAATTAATCATAAGAAGTGAACCACTGAGGTCCAAAAATATAACAGCACCGAATGCAGCAAATACAGTACAGAATTCTCAAAACTCAAGTGCTCTGCCAAAAACATCGAATAAGGATACTGATATCTCTCAATCGGAAT ATGAAGAATGGAATAGAAAACGTCAAGCAAACAAAAACAAGCAAAAAGAATCAAATGCAGGTACTCAAGAAAACTCATCAAAAC AATCGGAATTCACAAAACGCCGCCGTATATACGAAGACCAGCTCTCTAAATGGGCCGGGGAAAAACGGACGTTGATTGAACTGCAGAAGAAGTCGTTCCAAGAGAAACATTGTTTAGAATTACAACAGAAAAAAGATAAACATGAACGTATACTTTCCAAAGAGGAAGAGGAGATTGAGCTCAGGATCAGGTTGATGCTCGATGAGCAtcacctgaaaatgaaaatactgcaAAAGCAGCTGGATAAAGA TGGCAGTTGGCAGCGAATGTTAATTATTCTCATTATGAATGGATGTGTTTTTACTGTTCTGGCAGCAagtgttaattatttttatttttaa
- the LOC135832957 gene encoding prolyl 4-hydroxylase subunit alpha-1-like: MKAALVQGSNKPAFSHRVTESAFMETHLQPLIALENRAEDIFGMSINLSEPWQVLNYAPGGFYNAHNDYLSTSDNHPVKIGNRLTTMLFYLNDVTLGGETVFPHIGLSVTPIKGSVVVWHNIHADGSQSRLTDHSACPVIIGEKWGFTKWIRILKDQQCLRSIYETDMKISKFELKTEGYSKLQKDVMSIISSRYQNRPTNEWNFSEV; this comes from the exons atgaaAGCAGCATTAGTGCAGGGAAGCAATAAACCTGCATTCTCTCATCGTGTAACTGAGAGTGCTTTTATGGAAACTCATTTACAACCACTGATTGCGCTAGAAAATCGAGCGGAAGATATTTTTGGCATGTCCATCAATCTTAGCGAACCGTGGCAAGTACTCAACTATGCCCCAGGAGGATTTTACAACGCGCATAATGATTATTTGTCAACA AGCGATAACCATCCTGTGAAAATTGGAAATCGATTAACCACCATGTTATTTTAC CTAAACGATGTCACTCTAGGAGGTGAAACTGTTTTCCCTCATATTGGTCTATCTGTTACACCTATTAAAGGATCAGTTGTGGTCTGGCACAATATTCACGCCGATGGGTCTCAAAGTCGTTTGACTGATCATAGTGCTTGTCCCGTTATCATCGGAGAAAAATGGG gcttCACAAAGTGGATCCGGATTTTAAAGGATCAACAATGCCTTCGCAGTATCTATGAAACTGACATGAAGATTTCAAAGTTCGAACTTAAAACGGAAGGATATTCGAAGCTGCAGAAAGATGTAATGTCTATAATAAGTTCTCgatatcaaaatcgaccaacaaatgaatggaatttttcagaAGTATAA
- the LOC135832959 gene encoding uncharacterized protein LOC135832959 isoform X2, with amino-acid sequence MINRYLYLFFVFAYFSRLEADNIIFTSPLKTKALFNSADHVIATLEKYISTEEIRLETMKNTLDEWIEEHNSYKDDIESHLSNHISQFNYISKLKNRWENWLTETKNNTASDYISQMKNSNTTWASDEDMIGIMDSIINLQNIYYMTADSFAQGILKGVSTNTSLNYEECLMMAERCFETIHYKLALQWSLVAMEKYSKEGIDNAQQLSKLLYYISYTSYIAGNDDLALKSITSYMEKNPNDQKAKALQDVIHLRHPEKLEESFQEITTKESSSHHHDAVKVAYFENDANDNIRRISHRIEDMTGFPVSSKTAYRLHKYMPGGFYTEEEKFENSDERITSTIIFHMSNVIQGGSITFPRLNITVKAEKGDALVWYEKAPNHSEDLPRYSSCSVLAGYKWTLTSQVSI; translated from the exons ATGATTAACCGGTACTTATATTTGTTCTTTgttttcgcgtatttttcgAGACTCGAAGCAGATAATATAATATTCACATCTCCTTTGAAAACCAAAGCCTTATTCAACTCAGCCGATCATGTCATCGCAACATTGGAAAAATACATCAGTACTGAAGAAATTCGCCTCGAGACcatgaaaaa CACGTTGGACGAATGGATCGAGGAGCACAATAGCTACAAAGATGATATCGAATCTCATTTATCCAATCACATAAGCCAGTTCAATTATATAAGTAAACTCAAAAATCGTTGGGAAAATTGGCTAACAGAAACCAAGAATAATACCGCCTCAG ATTATATTTCCCAAATGAAAAACAGCAATACGACTTGGGCCAGCGACGAGGATATGATTGGAATAATGGATTCGATAATCAATCTTCAAAATATATACTACATGACAGCTGATTCATTTGCTCAAGGGATACTCAAAGGGGTATCGACCAACACCTCACTCAACT atGAAGAATGTCTAATGATGGCTGAAAGATGTTTTGAAACCATTCACTATAAACTGGCTCTGCAATGGTCATTAGTAGCcatggaaaaatattcaaaagaagGTATCGATAATGCCCAACAATTGTCGAAACTTTTATACTACATTTCGTACACTTCTTATATAGCAG GGAACGACGATTTAGCTTTAAAATCAATTACATCATATATGGAGAAAAATCCCAACGACCAGAAAGCGAAAGCATTACAAGATGTCATTCATCTTAGACATCCAGAAAAACTAGAAGAAAGT TTTCAAGAAATTACGACTAAAGAAAGTTCATCCCACCATCACGATGCAGTCAAAGTTGCATATTTCGAAAATGATGCAAACGATAACATCAGAAGAATATCTCACAGGATTGAAGATATGACTGGTTTTCCAGTCAGTTCAAAAACTGCATACCGGTTACACAAGTATATGCCAGGTGGATTTTATACCGAG gaagagaaatttgaaaattcagacgAACGAATAACTAGCACAATTATATTTCAC aTGAGTAATGTTATTCAAGGAGGCTCGATCACTTTTCCTCGATTGAACATTACGGTAAAGGCTGAAAAGGGGGATGCATTAGTATGGTACGAAAAAGCTCCGAATCATTCAGAGGACCTACCAAGATATTCAAGCTGTTCGGTGTTGGCAGGTTATAAATgga CATTAACGTCTCAAGTTAGCATTTAA
- the LOC135832954 gene encoding prolyl 4-hydroxylase subunit alpha-2-like isoform X1, translating into MYLQPLEILHKNNYAKHQINMLGKLDILRRGSRILLGTIVWIWMLITLLQHTKSQTSGLKFIEIEDFLQTEADMISKIHSYLAQEREHLDQLKTTLFNWKEWRTSNTDQETQYIAIPQNLLKLFKRLTIDLDQITRRMLEDRNNVGTGAINDIKPPTEDHLKRVVLSLVDLQLQHGLKAEDIMNGTMMNMSLNASLSLDACHFIGQTCSEYNNHQCAIDWLNTCYSLSSDAEFDYKIEKLIYPSYIFANQTSDALRHATHCLDYYYYDTATLHAYYELSSQLGELDDTTDFVLEAQRICREKPTNPITSTLKCRYNHENSAFLKIAPLKEEEIYHHPKVLLYRDIVYDSEIETIKAEVEGGKHMHVSQTIGTDGSDISKGFSFRISETAFIDNQQESFLPQLRQRMEDISDLSIKSSEWWQVLNYAPGGFYILHSDYLHENSSDVIEQGNRMSTMLFYFNDVPLGGETVFPRIGVSVKPTKGLGLVWSNVHPNGSENELLEHTACPVIKGEKWGFTQWMRSLNQKCIRKTYEYHPTILQENALRSLRNSIDERNATAKC; encoded by the exons ATGTACTTACAACCACTCGAGATCCTACATAAAAACAACTACGCCAAACATCAGATAAACATGTTAGGTAAATTGGACATCTTAAGACGCGGATCTAGGATCTTATTGGGAACCATTGTGTGGATTTGGATGCTGATCACCTTACTTCAGCATACCAAATCACAAACTTCAGGTctaaaattcatcgaaattgAAGATTTCCTACAAACGGAAGCTGATATGATATCAAAAATACACAGTTACCTGGCACAAGAGCGAGAACATTTAGACCAATTGAAaac AACCCTATTCAACTGGAAAGAATGGAGGACCTCAAACACCGATCAAGAAACCCAGTATATTGCGATTCCACAAAACTTACTCAAGTTATTTAAAAGACTGACAATAGATTTGGATCAAATTACAAGGCGCATGCTTGAAGATAGGAACAATG taggtactgGGGCTATAAACGACATCAAACCACCGACTGAAGATCACCTCAAAAGAGTAGTTTTGTCATTAGTTGACCTTCAACTTCAACACGGTTTGAAAGCAGAAGATATTATGAACGGAACCATGATGAATATGTCGTTGAATGCATCTTTATCACTGGATGCGTGTCACTTCATAGGACAGACGTGTTCTGAATATAACAATCATCAATGTGCTATTGACTGGTTAAATACATGCTATTCGTTATCATCTGATGCGGAatttgattataaaattgaaaaattgatatatcCTTCTTATATATTCGCAA ATCAAACAAGCGATGCCCTTCGTCATGCAACACACTGTTTAGATTACTATTACTACGATACCGCTACTTTGCACGCATATTACGAATTGAGTTCCCAATTAGGGGAG CTCGACGATACTACTGATTTTGTACTGGAAGCTCAACGGATCTGCCGAGAAAAGCCCACAAATCCAATTACTTCAACTCTCAAATGCAGATATAATCATGAAAACTCCGCTTTCCTAAAAATAGCTCCattaaaagaagaagaaatctaTCATCACCCAAAAGTTTTACTATACAGAGATATAGTCTACGATTCGGAAATTGAAACCATTAAAGCTGAAGTTGAAGGAGGAAAACAT ATGCACGTGTCACAGACAATCGGTACAGACGGTAGCGATATTTCAAAAGGATTCAGTTTTCGAATAAGTGAGACAGCTTTTATAGATAATCAACAAGAATCATTTTTACCCCAGCTGCGTCAAAGAATGGAGGATATttctgacctatcaatcaaatcTAGCGAATGGTGGCAAGTACTGAATTACGCTCCAGGTGGATTTTATATCTTGCATTCTGATTATTTACATGAG AATTCCTCTGATGTTATAGAACAAGGAAATCGTATGAGTACAATGTTATTCTAT tttaatgATGTACCCTTAGGAGGTGAAACTGTGTTTCCTCGGATTGGCGTATCAGTTAAACCAACAAAAGGGCTTGGACTCGTTTGGTCAAATGTTCATCCAAATGGCTCAGAAAACGAATTGCTTGAACACACCGCGTGCCCAGTTATTAAAGGCGAAAAATGGG GTTTTACTCAATGGATGCGATCGTTAAATCAGAAATGCATTCGCAAAACATACGAATATCATCCGACTATTTTACAAGAAAACGCGCTGAGGTCCTTACGTAATTCAATAGATGAAAGAAATGCGACTGCTAAGTGctaa
- the LOC135832954 gene encoding prolyl 4-hydroxylase subunit alpha-2-like isoform X2 has translation MYLQPLEILHKNNYAKHQINMLGKLDILRRGSRILLGTIVWIWMLITLLQHTKSQTSGLKFIEIEDFLQTEADMISKIHSYLAQEREHLDQLKTTLFNWKEWRTSNTDQETQYIAIPQNLLKLFKRLTIDLDQITRRMLEDRNNGTGAINDIKPPTEDHLKRVVLSLVDLQLQHGLKAEDIMNGTMMNMSLNASLSLDACHFIGQTCSEYNNHQCAIDWLNTCYSLSSDAEFDYKIEKLIYPSYIFANQTSDALRHATHCLDYYYYDTATLHAYYELSSQLGELDDTTDFVLEAQRICREKPTNPITSTLKCRYNHENSAFLKIAPLKEEEIYHHPKVLLYRDIVYDSEIETIKAEVEGGKHMHVSQTIGTDGSDISKGFSFRISETAFIDNQQESFLPQLRQRMEDISDLSIKSSEWWQVLNYAPGGFYILHSDYLHENSSDVIEQGNRMSTMLFYFNDVPLGGETVFPRIGVSVKPTKGLGLVWSNVHPNGSENELLEHTACPVIKGEKWGFTQWMRSLNQKCIRKTYEYHPTILQENALRSLRNSIDERNATAKC, from the exons ATGTACTTACAACCACTCGAGATCCTACATAAAAACAACTACGCCAAACATCAGATAAACATGTTAGGTAAATTGGACATCTTAAGACGCGGATCTAGGATCTTATTGGGAACCATTGTGTGGATTTGGATGCTGATCACCTTACTTCAGCATACCAAATCACAAACTTCAGGTctaaaattcatcgaaattgAAGATTTCCTACAAACGGAAGCTGATATGATATCAAAAATACACAGTTACCTGGCACAAGAGCGAGAACATTTAGACCAATTGAAaac AACCCTATTCAACTGGAAAGAATGGAGGACCTCAAACACCGATCAAGAAACCCAGTATATTGCGATTCCACAAAACTTACTCAAGTTATTTAAAAGACTGACAATAGATTTGGATCAAATTACAAGGCGCATGCTTGAAGATAGGAACAATG gtactgGGGCTATAAACGACATCAAACCACCGACTGAAGATCACCTCAAAAGAGTAGTTTTGTCATTAGTTGACCTTCAACTTCAACACGGTTTGAAAGCAGAAGATATTATGAACGGAACCATGATGAATATGTCGTTGAATGCATCTTTATCACTGGATGCGTGTCACTTCATAGGACAGACGTGTTCTGAATATAACAATCATCAATGTGCTATTGACTGGTTAAATACATGCTATTCGTTATCATCTGATGCGGAatttgattataaaattgaaaaattgatatatcCTTCTTATATATTCGCAA ATCAAACAAGCGATGCCCTTCGTCATGCAACACACTGTTTAGATTACTATTACTACGATACCGCTACTTTGCACGCATATTACGAATTGAGTTCCCAATTAGGGGAG CTCGACGATACTACTGATTTTGTACTGGAAGCTCAACGGATCTGCCGAGAAAAGCCCACAAATCCAATTACTTCAACTCTCAAATGCAGATATAATCATGAAAACTCCGCTTTCCTAAAAATAGCTCCattaaaagaagaagaaatctaTCATCACCCAAAAGTTTTACTATACAGAGATATAGTCTACGATTCGGAAATTGAAACCATTAAAGCTGAAGTTGAAGGAGGAAAACAT ATGCACGTGTCACAGACAATCGGTACAGACGGTAGCGATATTTCAAAAGGATTCAGTTTTCGAATAAGTGAGACAGCTTTTATAGATAATCAACAAGAATCATTTTTACCCCAGCTGCGTCAAAGAATGGAGGATATttctgacctatcaatcaaatcTAGCGAATGGTGGCAAGTACTGAATTACGCTCCAGGTGGATTTTATATCTTGCATTCTGATTATTTACATGAG AATTCCTCTGATGTTATAGAACAAGGAAATCGTATGAGTACAATGTTATTCTAT tttaatgATGTACCCTTAGGAGGTGAAACTGTGTTTCCTCGGATTGGCGTATCAGTTAAACCAACAAAAGGGCTTGGACTCGTTTGGTCAAATGTTCATCCAAATGGCTCAGAAAACGAATTGCTTGAACACACCGCGTGCCCAGTTATTAAAGGCGAAAAATGGG GTTTTACTCAATGGATGCGATCGTTAAATCAGAAATGCATTCGCAAAACATACGAATATCATCCGACTATTTTACAAGAAAACGCGCTGAGGTCCTTACGTAATTCAATAGATGAAAGAAATGCGACTGCTAAGTGctaa
- the LOC135832955 gene encoding prolyl 4-hydroxylase subunit alpha-2-like, which produces MALHSKQIYYFVLLMSSIQLSKLHNPDIEDFLQMEANMISKTQDYLMQEQKRLDELQIHLQDWKKWRSYTIDQESEYIAIPQNLFHLFKRFTSDLRQSEKLVIKNSSNDASVLYEIKQPTEKDLERVILSFVDLQYKSDLKPEDIVNGTILDLQLDTSVSLHTCYFIGKTCSKYNNHQCATDWLETCLSLSSDHEFNLTIHELIYPSYIFLNQTRNAFDHINAYVEHEIYDSIALDAYSEIGSQLDELDDEDISTLEAQRMCRENPPNPNHSSLKCKYNRENSAFLKLAPLKEEEVSHYPKVLLYHEVLYDSEIETLKAEATKKMQVALLVGAKSNGTATRGFAYRISESAFLNNKFSSLPQLTKRMEDISDLSISSSERWQVINYAPGGFYLLHSDYLSGKVSSVKTSGNRMSTMLFYLNEVTLGGETVFPRIGVSVKPTKGLGLVWHNVHPDGSKNFLMNHSACPVIIGLKWGFTQWMRSHNQTCLRKIYEYDPKTRRGTKLNSTSKQKKENSY; this is translated from the exons ATGGCCCTCCACTCGAAACAAATTTACTATTTTGTGCTCTTGATGAGCTCAATTCAACTATCCAAGTTACATAATCCAGATATAGAAGACTTTCTGCAAATGGAGGCAAATATGATATCGAAGACACAGGACTACTTGATGCAAGAGCAAAAGCGTCTAGATGAATTGCAAAT ACATCTACAAGACTGGAAGAAGTGGCGAAGTTACACTATCGATCAAGAATCTGAGTACATCGCGATTCCTCAAAATTTATTCCACTTATTTAAAAGGTTCACTTCGGATCTACGCCAATCTGAGAAGCTCGTGATTAAAAACAGTTCCAACG ATGCCAGCGTTCTGTATGAAATCAAACAACCAACTGAAAAAGATCTTGAAAGAGTCATTTTGTCATTTGTTGATCTCCAATACAAATCTGACTTGAAACCTGAAGACATCGTGAATGGAACGATATTGGATCTCCAATTGGATACATCTGTGTCTCTGCACACGTGTTATTTCATTGGGAAAACATGTTCCAAGTATAACAATCATCAGTGTGCCACTGACTGGTTAGAGACATGCCTGTCGTTATCATCTGATCACGAATTTAATCTCACAATTCACGAACTAATATATCCTTCTTACATTTTCTTAA ATCAAACAAGAAATGCTTTCGATCACATAAACGCCTACGTAGAACACGAAATTTACGATTCCATTGCATTAGACGCATATTCAGAGATAGGTTCCCAATTGGATGAG CTCGATGACGAAGATATTTCAACTTTAGAAGCCCAACGAATGTGCCGAGAAAATCCTCCGAATCCGAATCATTCGTCGCTTAAATGCAAATACAATCGTGAGAATTCTGCTTTTCTCAAACTAGCTCCATTGAAAGAAGAAGAAGTCTCTCATTACCCGAAGGTATTACTGTACCACGAGGTACTTTATGattctgaaattgaaactttgaaagctGAAGCTACGAAAAAG ATGCAAGTAGCTTTACTGGTTGGTGCTAAGAGTAATGGCACAGCAACGAGAGGATTTGCTTATCGAATAAGCGAATCAGCATTTCTAAATAATAAATTCTCAAGTTTACCTCAGTTGACTAAAAGAATGGAAGATATTTCTGACTTATCGATAAGCTCCAGTGAAAGGTGGCAAGTAATAAATTATGCACCTGGCGGATTCTACTTGCTGCATAGCGATTATTTATCTGGA AAAGTCAGCAGCGTTAAAACCAGCGGCAATCGTATGAGTACGATGCTATTCTAT CTAAACGAAGTTACTTTGGGAGGAGAAACTGTATTTCCTCGCATAGGTGTATCAGTAAAACCTACGAAAGGACTTGGGTTGGTCTGGCACAATGTTCATCCTGATGgctcgaaaaattttctgatgaatCATAGCGCATGCCCAGTCATTATAGGTCTGAAATGGG GTTTTACACAATGGATGCGTTCACATAACCAGACATGTCTTCGAAAGATCTATGAATATGATCCAAAAACCAGACGTGGAACTAAATTAAATTCAACATCAAAGCAGAAAAAAGAGAACTCATATTAA
- the LOC135832959 gene encoding prolyl 4-hydroxylase subunit alpha-2-like isoform X1, whose product MINRYLYLFFVFAYFSRLEADNIIFTSPLKTKALFNSADHVIATLEKYISTEEIRLETMKNTLDEWIEEHNSYKDDIESHLSNHISQFNYISKLKNRWENWLTETKNNTASDYISQMKNSNTTWASDEDMIGIMDSIINLQNIYYMTADSFAQGILKGVSTNTSLNYEECLMMAERCFETIHYKLALQWSLVAMEKYSKEGIDNAQQLSKLLYYISYTSYIAGNDDLALKSITSYMEKNPNDQKAKALQDVIHLRHPEKLEESMIKKWEISRHIEDLCKKLTTQEELSRINDLRCWYEKEETHFLEIAPLKGELLSFEPPLILFRDVLYDSEIDSLKKEAKDKFQEITTKESSSHHHDAVKVAYFENDANDNIRRISHRIEDMTGFPVSSKTAYRLHKYMPGGFYTEEEKFENSDERITSTIIFHMSNVIQGGSITFPRLNITVKAEKGDALVWYEKAPNHSEDLPRYSSCSVLAGYKWTLTSQVSI is encoded by the exons ATGATTAACCGGTACTTATATTTGTTCTTTgttttcgcgtatttttcgAGACTCGAAGCAGATAATATAATATTCACATCTCCTTTGAAAACCAAAGCCTTATTCAACTCAGCCGATCATGTCATCGCAACATTGGAAAAATACATCAGTACTGAAGAAATTCGCCTCGAGACcatgaaaaa CACGTTGGACGAATGGATCGAGGAGCACAATAGCTACAAAGATGATATCGAATCTCATTTATCCAATCACATAAGCCAGTTCAATTATATAAGTAAACTCAAAAATCGTTGGGAAAATTGGCTAACAGAAACCAAGAATAATACCGCCTCAG ATTATATTTCCCAAATGAAAAACAGCAATACGACTTGGGCCAGCGACGAGGATATGATTGGAATAATGGATTCGATAATCAATCTTCAAAATATATACTACATGACAGCTGATTCATTTGCTCAAGGGATACTCAAAGGGGTATCGACCAACACCTCACTCAACT atGAAGAATGTCTAATGATGGCTGAAAGATGTTTTGAAACCATTCACTATAAACTGGCTCTGCAATGGTCATTAGTAGCcatggaaaaatattcaaaagaagGTATCGATAATGCCCAACAATTGTCGAAACTTTTATACTACATTTCGTACACTTCTTATATAGCAG GGAACGACGATTTAGCTTTAAAATCAATTACATCATATATGGAGAAAAATCCCAACGACCAGAAAGCGAAAGCATTACAAGATGTCATTCATCTTAGACATCCAGAAAAACTAGAAGAAAGT ATGATCAAAAAATGGGAGATTTCACGGCATATTGAagatttgtgcaaaaaattgaccactCAAGAAGAATTATCGCGTATTAATGATCTAAGATGTTGGTACGAAAAGGAAGAAacccattttttggaaatagctCCACTGAAAGGAGAATTACTTTCATTTGAACCACCGTTGATTCTATTTCGAGACGTTCTATACGATTCCGAAATCGATTCATTGAAAAAAGAGGCGAAGGATAAA TTTCAAGAAATTACGACTAAAGAAAGTTCATCCCACCATCACGATGCAGTCAAAGTTGCATATTTCGAAAATGATGCAAACGATAACATCAGAAGAATATCTCACAGGATTGAAGATATGACTGGTTTTCCAGTCAGTTCAAAAACTGCATACCGGTTACACAAGTATATGCCAGGTGGATTTTATACCGAG gaagagaaatttgaaaattcagacgAACGAATAACTAGCACAATTATATTTCAC aTGAGTAATGTTATTCAAGGAGGCTCGATCACTTTTCCTCGATTGAACATTACGGTAAAGGCTGAAAAGGGGGATGCATTAGTATGGTACGAAAAAGCTCCGAATCATTCAGAGGACCTACCAAGATATTCAAGCTGTTCGGTGTTGGCAGGTTATAAATgga CATTAACGTCTCAAGTTAGCATTTAA